AGGGGcctcgctggtggcgcagtggttgagaatctgcctgccaatgcaggggacacgggttcgagccctggtctgggaagatcccacatgccgcggagcaactaagcccgtgagccacaattactgagcctgcgcgtctggagcctgtgctccgcagcaagagaggccacgatagtgagaggcccgcgcaccgcgatgaagagtggcccccgcttgccgcaactagagaaagccctcgcacagaaacgaagacccaacacagccataaataaataaataaataaataaataaataaataaataaaaaattaaaaaaaaaaaaaaaagaatgaagtcactaGTCACTGTAGTCCCTGACCCCAGCACGCCCTGttaggagttcagggtggagatgaGGAACGAGGCATGccgtgctctgggaaaactgacagAACAGGCCAGTAGGTCGTTAAATAATTTCCCAAGAAAATTTAATAAACGCAATTTCTTGCATGTTCTCCGTATGTAAAAAGCCCTAAAATCATTAACAAAGACATCtgttcctcatgactagcagcaagCTTCTAACAAGATGTGTCCTTGATTGCATGTACCTACCTCACCAAAATCACCAGTGTATACTGACCTCCCCCTTACGTCCTTGGGGCAGTTCGTCAGAGCTGACTGAAAGGCTGTCCTCCAGGTTATGGTCCTCAGTAAGTCCTCCCCAAAATATGAACTCTCAGCTCTCATGTTGTGGTTTGTTTTCAGTCGACAAGGACCTCACTGATTTCCCAGGAGATCTCCTCAGGTCAGCCTGCTGTTCTCATTATCAATGGAGACACCTCCATTTCTCACCTACAGTCCAGACTGGACATCCGTTTGTCTACTGATAGAGTCCAAATAAGAATCTCTACTCTTTATTGTTCCAACTATTGGTTAAGATATGGGTATGACCAAGACAGAAGAGCATACGTGCTTCTTAGAAGCAGTGAAGGTTTTTAATGGGCTCCTTAGCAGGGAGAGTCTGGCTTGAACTCCAGAGTCATCCTCATGGCCTTGTATAgttgtctttatttaaatttctagCCTCAGCCCATTAAAACATCATAAGATAATACTgaagaattgaaataaaaatattatttaaaaaatcatttgttaataaaatgatatttttagcAGTAATATAGGAATGGTTTCTGCTTGTTTTAGGACCCTAATCCTTAGGAAGGTTTCCAAACCTCTAAATGTACTTTAAATGTCCTTCTGACTTTAAAAGTACCTACTCAGTGCTGTATGCATCAACTGGAAAGAACAGAAAGATGATTGATCCATCAGTGCCCTCTTTCCAAATTgcctaaattaaataaatgaatttccaCTTAGCTCTTTGTTGCTTTTAGAAATTGTGACCTTCCAGTGTGCATGTTACTGACACCTGCCCTGCTGGAAAGGCTCTACCCCAGTTGTTGCTAAATATATTAAAACCCCTGCCTGTGTCCCTTCTATTCAAgcatgtttcattttgtttgtctttcaaATGGGCAAAGACATCATGATGGAATGTACGAAATTCCTTGGATTGCATTGTCCCCAGGAATATCCTTCCCTGCTCTGTGATAACTTGCTGGGTCCTAAGGACGAAACAAGTTTGCAGCTGGCACTGAGGTAACCCTCGTCCCTTCCAAGACTCTGCAGGCTGCTGTGGTATCAGTGCTGGGGACACTGCTAGTGGCCACGTCCTTCTGGGAGAACTCTGTGCTATCACATGCACCTcaatcttttcttctctgaaaagGAATGTTCTGGAGAAACACTTGCCTCAGTGCAGCTCATCTGTGTCCTTCCATGTCCTGAGGACCTGCCGCTGTTCCAGTGAACGCTTTCAACATCTCTGTTCTCTTTCCAAGTTCTCAAGCTGCTGCTGCCTTTCAACTCCGTGTTTCCTGCGCTTTGGGCTTTTTGAACAAATAAGAGTCCTGAAGCAGGTGAGTTCCTCCCAGTGCAGTCAGCACGTGGAAGTGCGCAAATAGAGGCACAGGTGAGCTCCTGGATTCTCCAGCATTGTTCATTGTTGGGCAGGGTGCCATCTAGTCACTGTGTTTCTCTGGGAGCCTGGACAGTCTGGACCTGCAGTGCTTGGCAGGCGGAGAGGGTGGAGCCATATGAGAGTTTCTGACAAACCTCGAACTTTCACTCAGCTTCTGCTTTCCATTGGTGGCTTTGTAGTCttaaggggaaattgacagccaGCAACCCTAATGGAGAAGGAAACAGCTGTATGAATGGGCAGTACAGCTTAATGCAGAGTGAATGGGGAGAGTGCACTGGATTTCTACACTGGGAGGAAGTAAATGATTAtggtatttgaaaaatgaaaaaatgggatccaggaaaacagagaggaaggagaatTATGCCATGTATCAGAATCAGCAGATAGATAtatggaattttatatatatagtatacctTATACTATATATTCATAAGTATGTAGCatagatatatattattatattattatgcaTAAAATTACATACAACTGATGAAACAGTTTTTCCCAATTCTGTTTTTTAGGCTGTCAGTGTTTTGCAGTcagtgacagagagagggagaggagaattcattattcccatttaggtctatatgaaaaaataagaagATAGGCACTACCTGTTTAGCCTTCACTCAGTGGATGATATTCTGCTAAAGGCTCTTTAGTGTTCCAGTTTGTCTAATACCACAGCAACTCTAggaatattttcatttactttatatttgaggaaactgagcctcaaggAAGTTAAGTGATTCTCCAGGATCACACATATGTCCTGGCAGAATCTACATGCAATGCAGAATCCTATCtcacatataaataattatttaaatttcatcCTGTTTAATTCTCAAACCCTTGGTTTCCTTCTTCAGTGCTTCCTGAAGATCGTTGTTCCCTGGCTGACTCCTAACTGCACTGGCTACTCCATCTCTGTGTCCTTGGCagcctctccttctctttctcagtcTTAAAAGTTGAAGGTCCTCATAAGGTTTAGGTCCTCTTCTCATTCTACATCCTACTCATAAGTAATGACATCCTTACCATATcttgattttcaaatatgcaacaaACACAAATTAATATCTCCGTGATGTACATTGTTGTAGATTCCAGATCTGCATATGCATCCACCAATGGGAAATCTGTCTTTAGATGTTTGTAGAGCACTTTATAGAATACGTCTGCCTTTCCCCTTCTTGAAAAGCCTCATTCCAGATGCTAGTGAGAGAATCCCGTTTCCTTTATCTCTCATTGTAACAGGAAACTTAATTGAAGTAATTTTAGCATGATTACTGTTTTTATATCTCTTTCTTTTCCAAACAGAACTCTCCTAAAAGAGAGGTTTGGCATTTGCTTTTTTCACCTCTTTATTCACGGAACTATTATATATCTGATATAGAAAATGAAGTTGTAAAATATAACCTTCTGAAACGAATGATGAGTAGAATTCATCAtacaggacttctctggtggcacagtggttaagaatctgcctgccaatgcaggggacacgggtttgatccctggtccaggaagatcccacatgccgtggagcagttaagcccatgtgccacaactactgagcctgagttctgCAGCCCGCAAGGctcaaatactgagcctgcgagccacaactactgaagcccgtgcaccctagaacccgcacactgcaactacgtagcccactcgccacaactactgaagcctgcgtgccgagagcccgtgttccgcaacaagagaagccactgcaatgagaagcccgcgcaccgcaacaaagagtagcccccactcgccgtaactagagaaagcccgtgcataccaacaaagacccaacacagcaaaaaaaaaaaaaaaaagaattcatcatCCATTTTTCAGTATGCTTTGAGAATTTAAGCTATTCCTTTTTATAAGAATAAACAAATCCAAGCTGTCATCTGGGGAAGAGTTTcataaattaaacaagaaaataatttgaaaaaagataaaggtaagcatattttattatatttgagtACATTATAAAGTTCAACGTGATATTATACAAGCAAAAGTGTTTTAAATACCATACATAGTTTGACTGAGATAAAGTAGAAGAATAAAATAGGTGAATACATTAGAGCCTTTCACACTTTAATCACTGTTATTTTGAActcctggtctgataattcctaaatttctactgtatctgagtctgtttctgatatTTGCTCTATcacttcaaactgtgtttttcacTTTTTAGTATGgtaagtttctttaaaagttgaaCTTGATGTACAGAATAAAAGGAACTGAGGTAAATTGACCATTAGATGAGGATTTACGTTTATCTTTCTAAGAGGTTGGCTGTGTTTACTTCTAGTCCTGGGCTCTGTTTCTGCCCTCTTTATTTTCCATATCAGCTAAGCTGGCTTATCCTTCAGGATtggtcttcttcttttttttttttttaattaattaatttatttctttatgtttggctgccttgggtctttgttactgcgcgtgggctttctttagttgcggtgagcgggggctactcttctttgcggtgcaagggcttctcattgcggtggcttctcttgttgcggagaacaggctctaggtgcacaggcttcagtaattgtggcacgcaggctctagagcggaggctcagtagttgtggcacacgggcttagttgctccgcagcatgtgggatcttcccggaccagggctcgaaccgtgtgccctgcagtggcaggtggattcttaaccactgcatcaccagggaagtccgggatTGGTTTTCTTGAAAATAGATTTATTAGACCTGTTTGGCAAATAACCACCATAGGAGACAGGTCTGCATCTTGTTCACCATTGTATCATTAGCACAGAGTTCATAGCAATTACTCCAAATAATTATTAACAGAGTATTCTTAGATTTTCCATCAGACCTCCCATCAGAAGCTTCTGTTGACCTCGCATCAGAACCTTATATTGAAGTAATTAATAACCATCATTAGATGATCCAGTAGATTTCTACTGAGCCTCTTGGTTCATCATTCTCCATCTCACAATGAAGATGTAGGGCAGTGAAAATGTAGGGCATAGGATGCTAGATAAAATTAGCCTTCTTTGCTTTCCTGGTGTCAGAGTCTTTGTAATGTTATACGTTCTTTTTCAGTTCATATTTTTCTGGGCAAGGGTTGTCTTGCTACTACTGAGTTACTTTCTGTTTCATCTTGAGTTTAGTAGCTTAATAGgaaagtaaaaatggaaacataaaggGCCTGTACCATGATTTTCCATAATGTTCAATACATCACCGATTTCCTTCTCCATTCAACTTTCTTGGAAAGCGTCATTGCATTTGATGCActgaagtaaaatgaaaacagatacAAACCTGACTATGATGAGAGTGAAAGAAGTAAAGTGACTCCCCTGGTAAAACAATGACAATGGGAGTTCTTCTCTTGTCACTCTTCCAGCTACTCCAGTATGGTTTCTGCTGATTAATTCCACCAAATCAGCTCTCAGTAAGGTCAGTTCCATCTGTTTCCCAAGTAGTGGATGATTTCAATCTACAGAGCAGCTTACTGACAATCAATATAATGTTAATCAAAATGATGATAAATTATCCTTGTGAATAATTAAATATGTcatgttttaaagtaaataaaatattaaacatgatTATGAATTACAGTACATCAAATCCATGAAATCTCTTCTGAGGCAAAAATGTTTCAGAAAGGGAAAACCATGCAGAGAGTAAAATGATCCACCTTCTACTCTAGGTCCCAGCCTTGCGTAGgacctcctttctctcctccaatTCAGATGGCAAATATCTCAAACCTGTTTTCTGTGTATATTGTCATTAACTTCTCTTACTCATCCTTCCACCTTCTCTTCACCTTCTGCTGATTAAGTCTACCAAACAAGCTCTCACTAAGTGGCCAATGCCATCTCTTTTCCCAATGTAGGGAGCATTTTCCATCTACGTTTTCATGAATGCTTTGAGTCTTCTAAGCAGTTTCAGTCTTTTCAAACACGGTCTTCTCACCATTCTCTCTCGTCCTGTTAACATATGGCCATTCCATGTCTGCTTCCTTTGTGGTGTTCCCTCCCTTTTAAGGTTAAGGTCATAGGACTCAATTTTAAGTCCTTTTCTCATTCTATACTGTCCTCCCATTTGATCACTTCTTCAGTTCCATGCTTTACACTTCATGGGATTGCTTGTAAATTGCCATCTCCAGTATCCAATGGACATTTGCACTGAAATGTGTACTAGTTAGCTATAGGTAATATCtactacttttatttttgtatcctcacatggcttGATCCACCTTCTACTGGGGGAATTCCATTTTTCTCCCAGCTCATTGTAGCATTCAACCTAACTGATATTCATTTCTACTACAAATCaggactatttttaaaataagtaataaaatttaattgaattatgaattaattattgtttgtaggttactctccttaaaaaaaaaatcaaagtaataaAAAGCAAGATTGGATTAGTTATGTTCACGTCTGTGTCCTGAGGGCAACACAGAACCTGGCTAGAGgaagtctatttttatttctaatgtgaGAATCGTAATGATGGTCAAGGAATTGTAGCACATTCTTTAATCATTTTGCACAGTCAGGCttggtgtttcttttttaaagaataaacaaatgaagttTTCTATAGTAAGAATTTAATGAACAAAGAAAACTCATAAACTGAGTTAatacaaagtatatatttttttctcttaaccacAGTGTATACATGCACATaatattatgtaaataaaaataatttaaatctttataaatattgaaataaatattaaaatagataaataaataagtagataagTAAGTAGATAGATCAGCATAGGCATCTATGAGGGACTAGTGCCTGTAGAGTAGAACATCATGTTGCTTAATATTCCTGAAAACACTTGACAAATTAATTCAATTCAGGGCAGGATGACAGCAGAAATGAGAGTCTTTGACATGGCAGCACAGGTGGAAGTCTGGTCTCGTTAGTGAGAATCATTTCCATGTTGAAGCAGGTGTGTGTCATTCCTTCCTCCTGAGTCTTTCTTGCAAGTTTGTTGATGAAGAGAAGGATCTCATGACTTCTGCTCTGACAATCTCCCAGGCACAAGGGCTGTATTTCTTCTCTTGCAGATAGACAGTGATTCTGTGGAAGTATTTCCTCACAGCCAGGATGGAGTCCTCCTTCAGCAGGGGAGTCCCTTCCAGCCCCGCCTCCTGCATCAGACAGGCTTGCAGGTCAGTGAGCTGCTGATAAAGTGCAGTGCAGAACTTGTCCAGGAGGGTCTCATCCCAAGCGGCAGCCGAGCCCTCCATGCTGAAGAGCTGGAAGGTCTGCTGGATCGTCTCATGGACGACAGCGATGGCTTGAGCCTTCTGGAACTGGTTGCCTCCAAACGCCTCCTGGGGGAATCCAAAGTCATTTCTGTCCTTCAGGCAGGAGAAGGGGGAGCTTCTCCTCATTTGTTGCAGGAGCATCAGGGCCCTGGTGTTAGCCAGGCTGCGGGTCTGAGGCAGGTCGCAGCCCAGAGAGCAGGTGGAGTTGCAGCTGAGCAGCAccagggccaggaggagggaCAAGGTTGGGGCCATCGGGGACCTTGTAGATGCTGCCGGCCTGGCTGAGGTGGGGAGTCTGTGAACCCTGCTCTCTAGGTTCTCTGAAGACCTTCCTTCAGGCCTGGGTCTTAAATAGGGacatattcatttccattttctgaatGTTTCTTCTTACTTTCtacttctgtttttagttttcattttgcactCTCCAAATGGGTTAGGGCAgtgtttcacaaatatttttttccattattgcCTCTGCCCCTGCCCACAGAGCCTTCTTAGATAGTTTTTCCTAATTGCCCCCCCAACATGAAATTTTGATAACACATATGTcctgtgtatgtgtttatgtacTCCATGGATATCTCTACTCTGTACATATAAGAAGTGCAAAGCTTACTCTTTGTATTCACTGCAGGGTTAAGAATGACAAAAAGTTTTAAagctattgaatttttaaaaaatttttattggagtagagttggtttaaagtgttgtgttagtttcaggtgtacagcaaagtgaatcagttatacatatacatatatccactcttttttagattcttttcccatataggtcattatagagtattgagtagagttccctgtgctacaaagTAGATCcttattatttatctgttttgtatatagtagtgtgtatatgtcaatcccaatctcccagtttatccctccctcccttaccccctggtaaccataagtttgttttctacatctgtcactctgtttctgttttgtagataagttcatttgtacccttttttagattccacgtataagcgatatcatatgatatttgtctttctctgtctgacttacttcactcagtatgaccatctttaggtccatccatgttgctgcaaatggcattatttcgttctttttatggctaaataatattccattatatatatgtactacatcttctttatccattcctctgtcaatggacatttaggttgcttccatgtcctggctattgtaaatagtgctgcgatgaacattggggtgcctgtatcttttcttctcttttttctctatttttttattactttttattggagtatagttgctttaccttgttgtgttagtttctgctgtacagcaaagtgaatcagttatacgtatacatatatcctctctttctTGGGtatccttcccatttaggtcaccacagatcactgagtagagctccctgtgctatacagtaggttctcattagttatctattttatacatagtagtgtatatatatccatcccaatctcccaattcatcctaccccacttttccccccttggtatccataagtttgttctctacatctgtgtctctatttctactttgcaagtaagttcgtctgtaccatttttctagatccaCATATgagcgatattatacgatatttgtttttttctttctgacttacttcactctgtatgacagtctctaggtccatccacatctctgccagtggcacaattttgttcctttttatggctaatattccactgtatatacgtaccacgtcttctttatccattcatctgttgatggacatttaggttgcttccagttcctggctattgtaaatagtgctgctatgaacattgggtgcatgtatctttttgaattatggttttcttcgggtatatgcccaggagtgggattgctgggtcatatggtagttctatttttagggtttttaaaaattatttatttatttggctgagccaggtcttagttgcagcatgtgggatctttagttgcagcatgtgagatctttttgttgcggcatgcaggctcttagttgtggcatgcaagatctagttccctgaccagggattgaacccgggctgcctgcattgggagtgcggagtcttaactgctggaccaccagggaagtccctatttttagttttttaagga
The window above is part of the Eubalaena glacialis isolate mEubGla1 chromosome 9, mEubGla1.1.hap2.+ XY, whole genome shotgun sequence genome. Proteins encoded here:
- the LOC133097948 gene encoding interferon alpha-1-like, with protein sequence MAPTLSLLLALVLLSCNSTCSLGCDLPQTRSLANTRALMLLQQMRRSSPFSCLKDRNDFGFPQEAFGGNQFQKAQAIAVVHETIQQTFQLFSMEGSAAAWDETLLDKFCTALYQQLTDLQACLMQEAGLEGTPLLKEDSILAVRKYFHRITVYLQEKKYSPCAWEIVRAEVMRSFSSSTNLQERLRRKE